One genomic window of Struthio camelus isolate bStrCam1 chromosome 1, bStrCam1.hap1, whole genome shotgun sequence includes the following:
- the CLDND1 gene encoding claudin domain-containing protein 1, whose translation MMDNRFATALVIACVLSLISTIYMAASIGTDFWYEYHTLSPAENVSEAGKSIWEEFVSEEADEKTYTDALFRCNGTVGLWRRCITVPKNSHWYSPPENDMTTNCISFSLSDQFMEKYIEPGNHNSGTDLNRTYLWRLQFLLPFVSLGLMCFGALIGLCACACRSLYPAIATGVLHFLAGLCTLGLVGCYVAGIELLHKKLPLPDDVRGEFGWSFCLACVSAPLQFMAAALFIWAARTNRKEFTLLKAYRVA comes from the exons ATGATGGATAACCGTTTTGCTACAGCATTAGTAATTGCCTGTGTTCTCAGCCTAATCTCCACCATCTATATGGCAGCTTCCATCGGCACTGATTTTTGGTACGAGTATCACACCCTGTCTCCAGCTGAGAATGTTAGTGAAGCTGGCAAAAGCATCTGGGAAGAATTCGTCAGCGAAGAGGCAGATGAGAAGACCTATACAGATGCACTCTTCCGGTGCAATGGCACAGTTGGATTGTGGCGGAGGTGTATCACTGTACCCAAGAACTCTCACTGGTACAGCCCACCAG AAAATGATATGACCACAAATTGCATCAGTTTTTCCCTCTCTGATCAGTTCATGGAAAAGTACATAGAACCTGGAAACCACAATAGTGGCACAGATCTGAATCGGACTT ATCTCTGGAGGTTGCAGTTTCTCTTGCCCTTTGTTAGCCTTGGCCTCATGTGCTTTGGGGCTCTGATTGGGCTCTGTGCTTGTGCCTGTCGCAGCCTTTACCCTGCCATTGCCACTGGAGTCCTCCATTTCCTTGCAG GGCTTTGTACACTGGGCCTCGTTGGCTGCTATGTAGCTGGGATTGAGCTGCTCCACAAGAAGCTGCCCCTGCCTGATGATGTGAGGGGTGAATTCGGCTGGTCCTTCTGCCTAGCTTGTGTCTCGGCACCTTTACAATTTATGGCAGCTGCTCTTTTCATCTGGGCAGCTCGCACCAACAGGAAAGAATTCACTCTTCTGAAAGCGTACCGTGTAGCATAA